The following DNA comes from Simkania negevensis Z.
ATTTGAAGCTGCCAAGCTTTCACCTCTCGGCGTTACTTCTTATTGGTACTAAAAACTTTTTCCTTAAAAGAGAGGGCCTAGGCCCTCTCTTTTTTAGCCTTTTCATTTAACACTTTTATCTCTATAATTGCTCCAAAAAAAATCTAAGGAGTAATTATGTCTTCTATTTCAAACTACAGTAAAAATATTTTTTCAAAAGAGTCTGCCCTTAATTTTGCAGGTACAGTTGGAACCGGCTTGCTCTCAGCACGCTTCTTACCGATTTCCATTAAAGAAGCAGGTGTTGTCTCTGCTGCCGCAGGCACCCTATCAACAATGGGACAAGCACTCCTTGGAAAAGATGCTAGCACATTCAAGAAAGGTTTAGTAACAATTGGAGCTTTTGCCCTCACTTACTTTGGAACTGCAGCTCTTGCACCAACACTTGCAACTCGCTTTGCCCTTACACTAACACCTCAATTTATCGGAAAAATCCTTGCTTTCAACGCTCTAGGACAAGTTGTTTCGTTTGGACTTGCAAAAATCCTTTTTGTCACCTCATGGAACATGTCTGATGCTCAAATCAAAACTCTTCATGAAACCTACACAAAGGATACAGAGCTCTTCACAAAACTTCCTGCAGTTGAGCAGCAGCTCATTATCCAGCGCTTTAAAAAGCAAGAACTCGATGTCGCTGCCTTGACTTGTGAAAAGCCATCAGCAGAAGATATCGCAGCTTTAACTGAAAGTGAAGTTCGCACTTTGCACCAACACGAAGTTGCTTTAGAAGATGACGCTCTACTTTTACGTTATTTTGAACTGAACTTAAAACCTTTCGAAGCCATTGAAAAGCGCATTCCCAGGCTCGATCTTAAACAACCTGAAACTGTTGAAGAAGTCGAAGCTTTAAGCGAAGAAAAACTTGCTTGGTATAAGCTTTACTTTGCAGATAATGATGACGCCCGTAAAAAACTACCTCATGATGTTCAATGGGCGCTATATGCGAAGGATAAAGTAGTTTCTACTTATTCATTCAATGCAGACTCACTAAAAACAGCACCAGATGCTCAGATTCATGATTTAGAAAACCCTATGAAATGTCTCAGTTGGTGGGTTGATACATATCCATCTACACAAAAAGCTCTTGTTGAGCGTGCAAAGGCTCTCGGAATTGAAATCCCTCATCCTGTCCATCCGACAAAACCTGAAGAGGTCAGCTCGTTAGATCCAAAAGTTGTTGAAGCTTACAATAAAAAATTCCCGAGTGGGCTCGATAAAGAAGTCGTCAAAGCTTTTAATCAACGCTTCTATGAGTTGAAACTCCCCCTTCCTAATGGTCAAACGATTGCCCAACTCTACAAAAATAAGGATGCAACATGGCCACAAATCACTCTTGAGCTCCCTAAAACTCCTGATGAAGTTGCAAAACTTGATGTGAATCAAATCCCTTGGATGTATGCATTTATACGTGAAAACGGAGGGTTTAACTCTCTCTCATTTGAAATGCAATCGGCTCTCAATGATCCTTTCAGTACTCATCTCTCTCGGCGCTTTTGGTTTAATTTTGACAAGTTGACATTTGAAAACGTCAGCAGTGCATCAGAAAGAACGATCAGCATCTTACACGATCAACTGCATATTAAAAGCGATAAGTGGAAAGGGCTTTCTCCTGCGGTGATCGGTGCACTTGATGCTCGCTTTGCTAAGCAATTTCCAGCTGATAAACTATCAGAAGAGCAAGCAAGAAAATACCATATGCTTTTTGCCTCAAAGCCAGAATGTTGGGGAGCTTTACCAAAGGCACGTCAACAAGCATTGCGCCAGCAGTTCAACAAATACCCAGAGCTCAAAGAGCTTCGCGTGAACTGGCGCTAAAATTTCTTTTACAAAGAGAGGGTTATTACCCTCTCTTTTTTCTTTTCATTTAATACTACCATATCCATAATTACCCACAAATTAACATCGAGGAGTAATTATGCCTTCTATTTCAAACTACAGTAAAAATATTTTTTCAAAAGAGTCTGCCCTTAATTTTGCAGGTACAGTTGGAACCGGCTTGCTCTCAGCACGCTTCTTACCGATTTCCATTAAAGAAGCAGGTGTTGTCTCTGCTGCCGCAGGCACCCTATCAACAATGGGACAAGCACTCCTTGGAAAAGATGCTAGCACATTCAAGAAAGGTTTAGTAACAATTGGAGCTTTTGCCCTCACTTACTTTGGAACTGCAGCTCTTGCACCAACACTTGCAACTCGCTTTGCCCTTACACTAACACCTCAATTTATCGGAAAAATCCTTGCTTTCAACGCTCTAGGACAAGTTGTTTCGTTTGGACTTGCAAAAATCCTTTTTGTCACCTCATGGAACATGTCTGATGCTCAAATCAAAACTCTTCATGAAACCTACACAAAGGATACAGAGCTCTTCACAAAACTTCCTGCAGTTGAGCAGCAGCTCATTATCCAGCGCTTTAAAAAGCAAGAACTCGATGTCGCTGCCTTGACTTGTGAAAAGCCATCAGCAGAAGATATCGCAGCTTTAACTGAAAGTGAAGTTCGCACTTTGCACCAACACGAAGTTGCTTTAGAAGATGACGCTCTACTTTTACGTTATTTTGAACTGAACTTAAAACCTTTCGAAGCCATTGAAAAGCGCATTCCCAGGCTCGATCTTAAACAACCTGAAACTGTTGAAGAAGTCGAAGCTTTAAGCGAAGAAAAACTTGCTTGGTATAAGCTTTACTTTGCAGATAATGATGACGCCCGTAAAAAACTACCTCATGATGTTCAATGGGCGCTATATGCGAAGGATAAAGTAGTTTCTACTTATTCATTCAATGCAGACTCACTAAAAACAGCACCAGATGCTCAGATTCATGATTTAGAAAACCCTATGAAATGTCTCAGTTGGTGGGTTGGGCTCTATACAAACTCACAGAAAGTTCTCGTTGAGCGTGCAAAGGCTCTCGGAATTGAAATCCCTCATCCTGTCCATCCGACAAAACCTGAAGAGGTCAGCTCGTTAGATCCAAAAGTTGTTGAAGCTTACAATAAAAAATTCCCGAGTGGGCTCGATAAAGAAGTCGTCAAAGCTTTTAATCAACGCTTCTATGAGTTGAAACTCCCCCTTCCTAATGGTCAAACGATCGACCAACTCTGCAAAAATAAGAATGCAACATGGCCACAAATCACTCTTGAGCTCCCTAAAACTCCTGATGAAGTTGCAAAACTTGATGTGAATCAAATCCCTTGGATGTATGCATTTATACGTGAAAACGGAGGGTTTAATTCTCTCTCATTTGAAATGCAATCGGCTCTCAATGATCCTTTCTGCACTCGTCTCTCTTGGCGCTTTTGGTTTGATTTTGACAAGTTGACACCTGAAAACGTCAGCAGTGCATCACAAAAAACCATCGAAATCATGCACAGTCAACTAAATGATAAAAGCGATAAGTGGAAAGGGCTTTCTCCTGCGGTGATCGGTGCACTTGATGCTCGCTTTGCTAAGCAATTTCCAGCTGATAAACTATCAGAAGAGCAAGCAAGAAAATACCATATGCTTTTTGCCTCAAAGCCAGATTGTTGGGGWGCTTTACCAAAGGCACGTCAACAAGCRTTGCGCCAGCAGTTCRAYWAATACCCAGAGCTCAAAGAGCTTCGCGTGAACTGGCACTAAAATTTCTTTTACAAAGAGAGGGCTWTTGGCCCTCTCATTCTACTTTTATTTTAACGACGACTTGTTTATAATTTCTCTAAATTAAAATGACCAAGGATTAGTTATGGAATCAATTCGTCAAAATCTTTTTTCAAAAGAATCTGCTCTTCATTTTGCGAGTACTTTCGCAATGGGATTCATCCCATCCCGTTTTACTCCGATTACCATGAAAGAATGCGCTCTTATCGGCACCGTGTCAGGAGGATTGGCATCTTTAAGCAAGGCTTTCGCTGGAAAAGATGCGACCACATTTCGTAAAACGCTTTTTTCTGCCGGCGCATTTGCACTGACTTACTTTTCTTTTACGCAACTGACACCGTTTATCAACAAACATTTGATGGTTCAACTCTCCCCGTCTGTTATCCTACAGATTGTAGCCTTCAATGCACTTGGACATGCTATTGCATTTGTGATCACAAACGTCTTCTTAACAACTCCATGGAACATATCAGGCGAGCAAATCAAATCCCTCCATGAAAAATATGTAAAAGATCCAGAGCTCTTTGAAAAGCAACCAAAAGTTGAGCGTCTCTTGCTCTGGCACCGCTTCGACATGCTTGATTTAGACACCTCAAAGCTCGATAATAAAGTCGAAGGTCTTACAAAAGAAGAAGTAGAAGCATTGACAGATGATCAAGTTCGCACTTTGCACCAACATCAAGCTTACTTAGAAGATGATGTCAATCTAGATCTTCTTCGTAGATATTATGCTCTTAACCTTCCTCCATTCGAAGGTCAAGAAACGGATATCGTCAAACTATCTCTCCCAGTTCCTAAAACTGCTCAAGACTTAGATAGCATCAAAGATCAGCAGTTCAAGTGGTATGCGATTTACTTTGATCAAGTTCCCAGCAAGTTCAATGACGTTCCAGAAGCTGTTCAATGGAAACTTTATACAAAAGGTGGGATGAATGATTATGTGATCGACGAAGATCACCTGCAAACTGCGTCTAAAACGGAACTCGAAGAGTGGGCACAATATGCAGTTGAGCATCCAGAATGGTGGGTGACAAATGATTCTGATGTACAAGAAAGCTTTATGAAGAGAGCATCAGGCGAAGGCATTACAGAGTTACCCCTTCTTCCTCCTACGTCAACTGATGAAGTCTTAAAACTCGAGGAAAAGTGGATACGCGCTTATAATAAATCTCTTCCCCAAAATTTAGATGAAGCTACTCAAAAGGCGTTAAACTTGCGCTTTTTTGAGCTAAAACTCCCATTCCCCAACGGCGACACCCCTGCTAGTTTATCTGAAGCTAAAGAGTCCTTCCCTGAAATTGACATTTCCCTTCCTGCAACTGCTGAAGCTGTTGAGAAGCTCTGTGACAATGAGCTCCAATGGATTTATGCTGTGATACAGAATAGCGAAAAGGGTTTTCATGGGTTATCTTTTGAAGTTCAGTCAGCTCTCAATGCCCGTTTTGATGCGTCAGAAGATTTTTGGGCATACTACTTTTCTATCAATAAACTAACTGAGGACAACATCGGAGCAGCTTCTGAGACAACCATTAAATTCTTGTCAGAGGATGTCTTAAAGCAACTTGACGATTGGGTAACTCTAGCCCCAGCTGTTCGAACAGCTTTTGAGAAGCGTCTAGGAAAAAAACCTTTCACAGTTGAAGTTTTTAAATCTGTTAAAACTGAGAAACTTGACGAAGAGCAAGCCACAAACTTTCATACCTATTTCAGTGGTGAAGGAAATGACATGTGGAAACAACTTGGTCAGAAGCAAGCAGATTTCAATGCTGCTTTCAGAAAATTCTCATTAGCTGAGATAAAAGCTTAAATTTTAATCAGAGAGAGGGCTTATGCCCTCTCATTCTACTTTTATTTTAACGACGACTTGTTTATAATTTCTCCCAATAAAAATGACCAGGGATTAGTTATGGAATCAATTCGTCAAAATCTTTTTACTAAAGCGTCTGCTCTACATTTTGCGAGCACAGTAGGCATAGGACTCATTCCTTCATGCTTCACGCCCATTACTATGAAAGAATGTGCCCTTATAGGTTCGGTTACTGGAAGTTTAACCGCTCTTGGTCATGCTTTTGTTGGAAAAGATGCGACCACATTCAAAAAAATCCTCATTACAGTTGGTTCTTTTGGGATCACCTTCTTTTCCCTTACGAAGTTCACGCCTCTTCTCAATGCACGTTTCGCCGTTCAACTCTATCCAGGCGCAATCCTCCAAGTCCTCGTATTTAATGCTCTTGGTCAAGTTGCCTCTTTTGCAATCACAAAGTATTATCTAACTACCCCATGGAACATGTCAGATGAGCAAATCACAGCTTTGCACGCTAAATATGAGAAGAAGCCCGAACTATTTGAAAAGCATTCTTCTGTTGAGCAACTCTTGCTTTTGCACCGCTTTAATGAATTAGGCTTAAAAAACTCATTTAAAGATAAAGATCCTTCGAAAGAAGAAATCCAGGCATTAACAGATGAGCAAATCCGCATTTTACATCAACATGAGGCCTACCTAACTGAAGACGAAGTTAACGAGGCTCTTCTTCTCCGCTACTTTGCTCTAAATCTCCCCCCTTTTGATGACATTGAAGATGAAATTTCAGAAATCACACTCAAAATACCAAACACTACTCAAGACTTAGAGGGGATTAAAGACCAGCAGTTCAAGTGGTATGAGATTTACTTTGAAAAAAATGCTGGAGCTTTAAAAGCACTCTCCTATCCGCTCCAATGGGCCCTTTATGAAAAGGGAGGTGCTCAAACATATTACTTTGATGCCGAGTATTTAAAGACTGCTCCTGAAGCGCAAATTCGTGATTTGATGAGCAAGGCCCCCCTTACTTGGTGGGTGACAATCGATCCAGTAGAACAAGCCGCTTTGATTGACCGTGCGGTAGGATTTAAAATCGAAGTTCCTTATCCTGCTCATCCCAAAACTGCCGAAGAAGTTAGAAGCCTAAAAATAGAAGTGTTGAAAGCTTATCATAAAAAACTTCATAAGGATCTTGGAAGTGAGGTGATTCAAGCCTTTAACCTTCGCTTTTATGAATGCAACCTCCCCTTCCCAAATGGGATTGATACCATTGACAAACTGAAAAAAGAAGGTCTACCTTTTCCTTTAATTGCAATTGAACTTCCAAAAAGTATTGAAGAGGTAGGACATCTTCATAACCATCAACTCCCATGGATTTATGCTAGATGTGCCAATCACTTTTCAACTCTCTCTTTTGAAATCCAGTCAGCGCTAAATGAAAGATTTTGGAATACACAAGCGAGCTGGCACTACTTGTTTTCCCTCGGTAAACTGACTGCTGACAATATCGGAAAAGCAGGAGAGCTCACAATCAAGATTTTGAGTGATGATCTCTCAAATCAACTCGATGAGTGGATTGCATTGGACCCATCTATTCGCGGAGCTTTTATAGCCAAACTCAAATCGGACCCATTTACAGCCGAAACTTTTAAAGCCGTTGAAACAACAACGCTTTCAAAAGATGCAGCAACGCGCTATCACACCTTTTTCAATGGCAGAGGAAACTCTCTTTGGAAAAATCTTGGAGATAAGCAGGCAACTTTCAATGAGGCCTTCGAAAACCATTCTCTCCCTGCAATTGCCCCCTAATGCAATGAGGCGCGAACGCGCCTCACTTGATTTCCATCGGCGAGATCGGTATTCTATCTCCTTATGATAGATCTCAATGCAAAACAGCAACTTGCCGCCGAGCATATTGAAGGGCCCATGCTTGTCTTAGCTGGCGCTGGCTCAGGTAAAACCCGTGTTGTCACTTGCCGCATTGCTCACCTCCTAAAAATTGGAGTTCCTTCTTCTGAGATTTTGGCGCTCACTTTTACCAATAAAGCTGCCGAGGAAATGCGCAATCGGATCAAAGAGATTGCAAACCACTATGTGCTGACCTCTACATTTCACTCACTTGGAGCCCGCATTTTACGGGAATCCATTTCAGTCTTAGGATACCGGAGTGATTTCACCATTTACGATGAAAATGACAGTTTACAACTGCTTAAAAACTGCTTGGGGTCCCTCGGTTATAAAGACGACAAGGGATTGCTCAAGTCGCTCCGCATTGCGATTTCAAATGCCAAAAACGATTTACTCAGGCCTCAAGATCTCGACCGAGATTTCCATTCACGTCACGATCAGTTACTTAAAGAGTTGTACGTGATGTATCAAGATAAACTTAAAGAATACAACGCACTCGACTTTGATGATCTGCTTTTTTTAACTGTGCGTTTGTTTAGGGAATCACCCGAAACGTTAAAACGGTATCAAAAAAGGTGGTCGTTCATTCTAATTGATGAATATCAAGACACAAATGCTGCTCAATATGAAATGACGAAACTTCTTTCCGAGGTGCACAATAACATCTTTGTGGTCGGAGATCCCGATCAATCGATTTACTCATGGCGTGGCGCCAATATCCACAACATTCTCGAATTTGAAAAAGACTATGCAGGGGCGCAAGTCATCACCCTTGAGCAAAACTACCGCAGCACTACGAATATCTTGGAAGGAGCCAATGCACTTATCGAGCAAAACGAGCAGCGCTACAAAAAAGAACTATGGAGTGATCTTGGTGCAGGAGAAAAAATTGGAATCTTTATGGCGCGCAATGAGCAAGCTGAAGCGCAGTTTGTCGTCGAAGAACTGATAAGCAAGACCCGCTCAGAACACATTCCTCTAAGAGAGTGTGTCATTTTTTACCGCACCAACGCTCAATCACGCATTTTTGAAGATGCATTTTTAAAATACCAAATTCCCTATGTGATCATTGGAGGGCTTTCCTTTTACCAAAGACGGGAAATCAAAGACATCTTAGCCCTGCTACGGATGGTTGTTTCTAATGCAGATTTTCTCTCATTTGCTCGCACCATCAACTTGCCAAAAAGGGGGATCGGACCCACAACCTTAAATAAATGGCGTGATTTAGCTGAAGAGTTAGCACTTCCAATTCTTTCTCTTTGCCGCGAACTCATGAGTGGCAATGTGACCCAAGCCCCTCTCACAAAAAAACAAGAAGAAGGACTGCGTGACTATTTTGGGGTGCTTGCCTCATTGAAATCGATGTGCGATGAAAGGTTGCCTCTTGAAGAAATCGTGCAAGCAGCGATTGAGCAGTCTCGTTACTTAGATGTCCTAAAAGCTGACCCTGAAACGGCAAGCGATCGGAAAGAAAATCTCGAGGCGCTCATCAACAAAGCAGCAGAGTGGAGCGAAGAAAGGGAAACACCCACCCTCATTCATTTTTTAGAAGAGCTTTCACTCAAATCAAGTCTCGACGAAGCACCGGAATACGACTCGGTCCGTTTGATGACCCTTCACAACGGAAAAGGATTGGAGTTTGATCTGACATTTATTGTGGGGATGGAAGAAGATCTCTTTCCCCATATTAATTCAAAAGATTCCATTGAGGCGCTGGAAGAAGAAAGGCGCCTTTGCTATGTCGGGATGACCCGCGCGAAACAGTTTCTCTATTTGACTGCCTCGACCTACCGGTTCATGTGGGGAACTCCAAAAGTCATGGTTCCTAGCCGCTTTTTAAAAGAGGTACCACCTGAATATCTTACAGTCCTTTCTGCAGAAGAAAAGGAAGAAGAGGAGTTCCATTTCGACGACGAAGAAAAAATGGCTATTGGAACCGTTGTCTTTCATAAAGACTTCGGAAAAGGACTGATCAAAAAAGCCTACAACACTTCTCTTGGAGTGACATACGATGTGCTTTTTTTCGAGAGTAATATGGTGCGGTCTTTGGTAGGGAAATATGCGAAATTTAAGAATTTATCGACGTAAAAGGCCTATGACACGATCTGAAAAGAAATAAGCTCATCAAAGGATGGATCTTAGCTGATTTCAATATCTTGTAGATCGTCTTCTTGGACATCAACAGGAGTTTCAACATGACAAACGCGGTTCCATCTACCTGCGTCTTCACCTTTCATTTCATGTCCTTCTTGCTCAGGAAGTGGGCTTCCTGAAAGCAAGGCAAGTATAAAGGAAGCAAGAGAAAATAGATTCATCTTAATCCTCAAAACCATCTTGTGGCGCTTTAATCGCCATGTTTCTGTACCTCTCAACGAGAGGGTTTTTTAAGTTATAAGCGTATTCTTCGCGGTATTTGGGGTAAGGAATTTCCTCAAATCCAGAAGGCAACACATATAAATTCGCAACAGCTACGACGAGGGCGAATGCGAGAAAAAGGGCGAAAACCAGAAATTTATTCATATTGCTTATCCCGGTTGCTGTAATCGGGTGAGATTAAAACTTTTTACGTTTTTTATTTCAAGCTCATTCTTCTTAATCTTTCCTTGAAAATTCGGTGTTGGGGTGGGAATTTTCAAGGAAAATACTCAAACAACTTCAAAAGTTAGTTTTATGCAATGCGAATGCTTTCGGAATTCGTCGATCTTAAGTGGCCTAATAACCTGAACTCTGGGTTTATTTCACTCATTCTCAGGGATTTTCCTCTTTCTTCTCAGCCTTTTTGCCTCGAAAAGGACCGTTTGGCCCTTTCTATCGGCAAATTACGATCCATTGACGGAACTTTTGAAGCTTTTTGAGTATAACTCCCAGTCGCTGAAAAAGCCCATTTGTGTATAAGGAAAGAAGGAGAAGGAGGAAGATTCATGACCCATATTTCCCAGACAGTCAGGCAAGATCAAAGACTTATCATGAGCTTTGCGATGAAGCGCGCTTTTGCCGTGCTTCAAATGCCTCTGCCTGAACTTTCAGAGTGGCTTCAAAACGAGCTCGAACAAAACCCTGTGCTAGAAGTGATGCTTCCCTCTTCCACACCTGATCTTTCCTTTGTCTCTAAGCAAGACTCTCTCTATGAATATCTAGAAAAGGAAATAGCTCTCCATTTTAGAACCGACGACGAAAAGAAGATTGCTCTATTCATTGCCGGAAGCCTTGATTCAAAGGGTTTTCTAACTTTATCAGACAAAGAAATTTGCGACATGCTTGGGATCGACCAAGTCACACTGACAGCAGTGATGAATCAGTTTCACCAAATCGAGCCGATCGGACTAGGAGCGCGAAGCGCACAAGAAGCACTTCTATTACAGCTTCTCCAGAAAGGACAACAAAAAACGCGCCTTTACAAGTTGGTTCACAAATACTTCGATGATCTTTTGCACAATCGCTTGCAGGTGATTGCAAAAGCCATGCATCTATCCGTCCCAATCGTAAAAGAGATGATTCAAAAAGAGCTCAAAAAGCTCGATCCCTTTCCAGGTCATCAGTTTAATCACGAAATCACTCAAGTGATCGTGCCTGATCTCACAATTGAGAAGGAAGGCGATATGTGGAAAGTTGAAGTCTATGGTGAAGGACTTCCTCAATTTCACCTTCATCCTCGTTATCTAGATAACTTAGAGCAAGAAAAGATGGCTAAAGATGAACTTGAGTTTGTTCGACGCCATCTCGCTTCAGGGAAATGGCTTGTTCGAACTTTAGAACGGCGGAAAAAAATTCTCACCGACATTGGTACATACCTGCTTAAGAAACAATGGGACTTTCTCGAAGGCATCACCGGAGCGCCACTTCCATTAACTCGAAAGGAAGTCGCCACTGCTCTAGGAATCAGCGAATCGACAGTCACGCG
Coding sequences within:
- a CDS encoding ATP-dependent helicase produces the protein MIDLNAKQQLAAEHIEGPMLVLAGAGSGKTRVVTCRIAHLLKIGVPSSEILALTFTNKAAEEMRNRIKEIANHYVLTSTFHSLGARILRESISVLGYRSDFTIYDENDSLQLLKNCLGSLGYKDDKGLLKSLRIAISNAKNDLLRPQDLDRDFHSRHDQLLKELYVMYQDKLKEYNALDFDDLLFLTVRLFRESPETLKRYQKRWSFILIDEYQDTNAAQYEMTKLLSEVHNNIFVVGDPDQSIYSWRGANIHNILEFEKDYAGAQVITLEQNYRSTTNILEGANALIEQNEQRYKKELWSDLGAGEKIGIFMARNEQAEAQFVVEELISKTRSEHIPLRECVIFYRTNAQSRIFEDAFLKYQIPYVIIGGLSFYQRREIKDILALLRMVVSNADFLSFARTINLPKRGIGPTTLNKWRDLAEELALPILSLCRELMSGNVTQAPLTKKQEEGLRDYFGVLASLKSMCDERLPLEEIVQAAIEQSRYLDVLKADPETASDRKENLEALINKAAEWSEERETPTLIHFLEELSLKSSLDEAPEYDSVRLMTLHNGKGLEFDLTFIVGMEEDLFPHINSKDSIEALEEERRLCYVGMTRAKQFLYLTASTYRFMWGTPKVMVPSRFLKEVPPEYLTVLSAEEKEEEEFHFDDEEKMAIGTVVFHKDFGKGLIKKAYNTSLGVTYDVLFFESNMVRSLVGKYAKFKNLST
- the rpoN gene encoding RNA polymerase factor sigma-54; protein product: MTHISQTVRQDQRLIMSFAMKRAFAVLQMPLPELSEWLQNELEQNPVLEVMLPSSTPDLSFVSKQDSLYEYLEKEIALHFRTDDEKKIALFIAGSLDSKGFLTLSDKEICDMLGIDQVTLTAVMNQFHQIEPIGLGARSAQEALLLQLLQKGQQKTRLYKLVHKYFDDLLHNRLQVIAKAMHLSVPIVKEMIQKELKKLDPFPGHQFNHEITQVIVPDLTIEKEGDMWKVEVYGEGLPQFHLHPRYLDNLEQEKMAKDELEFVRRHLASGKWLVRTLERRKKILTDIGTYLLKKQWDFLEGITGAPLPLTRKEVATALGISESTVTRAITHKYVTTPRGLLPLAAFFSHAIQTQSGAISNQDAKNLLQKLVQNENKKSPLSDEALSEALKSQGIPCARRTVAKYRKELKIGSKHHRKEWS